In Daucus carota subsp. sativus chromosome 4, DH1 v3.0, whole genome shotgun sequence, one DNA window encodes the following:
- the LOC135152275 gene encoding uncharacterized protein LOC135152275, which produces MAANIPKFIKRSTKYEDLFGEASDSPAPLSAKPLSQLPSPSLEQKKASSGGRKRDPSKAVEAGSSAEGRTSKKPRLTLARSSPASSSSQKTQLFQRMLSDQVPEATVREWDRLSIAEATRDKVVANAKSLFLDLKMGEHVADTARVNEKMRADLKQAKADLASAVKDRDLVRKANQELKEAEAKVREERRKEDAVRRSLEEETDGLGKMVRRLEGQVKELQEAAAAAKATRKEREAAVFEAGVAAGVKDCVKSAYRFFPDNDWAKLGPDAAVALEEAKAEDASGQEKVPTTSQGFSGDGIEKRGVAEDEPKPVELISAGTEVTPPEGVPATTLATTQAPQDILPADEKGSSSPAS; this is translated from the coding sequence ATGGCTGCCAACATTCCCAAATTCATCAAGCGCTCCACTAAATACGAGGATCTGTTCGGGGAGGCCTCCGATTCTCCGGCTCCCCTCTCTGCCAAGCCTCTCTCCCAGCTTCCTTCTCCCTCTTTAGAGCAGAAGAAGGCCTCCTCCGGGGGTCGCAAGCGGGACCCCTCCAAAGCTGTCGAGGcggggtcttcagctgaaggccgtACAAGTAAGAAGCCCAGGTTAACCCTGGCCCGCAGCTCTCCCGCTTCCTCCTCTTCTCAAAAGACTCAGCTCTTTCAGCGGATGCTCTCCGACCAGGTCCCCGAGGCTACCGTTCGGGAGTGGGACAGGCTTTCAATAGCCGAGGCCACCCGTGACAAGGTGGTGGCCAACGCTAAGAGCCTGTTCCTCGAtctgaagatgggggagcaCGTCGCTGACACAGCCCGGGTCAATGAGAAGATGAGGGCGGATTTGAAACAGGCTAAGGCGGACCTGGCTTCCGCTGTCAAAGACAGAGATCTTGTGCGGAAGGCCAACCAGGAGCTGAAGGAGGCTGAAGCCAAagtccgtgaggagaggaggaaGGAGGACGCCGTGAGGCGTTCCTTGGAGGAGGAGACAGATGGCCTTGGGAAGATGGTGAGAAGGCTGGAGGGCCAGGTGAAGGAGCTGCAGGAGGCTGCCGCCGCTGCAAAGGCGACGAGGAAGGAGCGGGAGGCCGCCGTTTTCGAGGCCGGAGTTGCCGCAGGGGTCAAGGACTGCGTGAAATCGGCCTACCGCTTCTTCCCTGACAACGATTGGGCCAAGTTGGGGCCTGATGCTGCAGTAGCCCTGGAGGAGGCGAAGGCCGAAGACGCTTCTGGCCAGGAGAAGGTTCCAACAACTTCCCAAGGTTTCTCCGGGGATGGTATTGAAAAGAGGGGTGTGGCTGAAGACGAGCCGAAGCCCGTGGAGCTGATCTCTGCGGGAACTGAGGTGACGCCCCCGGAAGGGGTTCCAGCTACAACCCTAGCGACCACTCAGGCTCCGCAAGACATCCTCCCTGCCGACGAGAAGGGCTCCTCCTCTCCTGCTTCCTGA
- the LOC108215897 gene encoding histone H4 — QRGKGGKGLGKGGAKRHRKVLRDNIQGITKPAIRRLARRGGVKRISGLIYEETRGVLKIFLENVIRDAVTYTEHARRKTVTAMDVVYALKRQGRTLYGFGG; from the coding sequence CAAAGAGGAAAGGGAGGCAAGGGACTGGGAAAGGGGGGAGCCAAGAGGCACCGCAAAGTGCTCCGTGACAACATCCAGGGGATCACCAAACCCGCCATTCGGAGATTGGCTCGAAGAGGTGGTGTCAAGCGAATAAGTGGATTGATTTATGAGGAGACCAGAGGCGTGCTGAAGATCTTTTTGGAGAATGTGATTCGCGATGCGGTGACTTATACGGAGCATGCCAGGAGGAAGACTGTCACGGCTATGGATGTTGTTTATGCACTTAAGAGGCAGGGCAGGACTCTTTATGGTTTCGGAGgctaa
- the LOC108215896 gene encoding F-box protein At5g49610: MESWPGNRDAQANVLSRLPTREFLGLKSVSKDSCRFVSELMSESSFIPQHSKKKEPNSGFFYQESFRGYDDDIKFVSYIIAGKEGVQVRRRVLEFLPEYVVLQASTNGLVCCQSCFGSKHRLIYICNPINKQWISLPFPQFDTKSSLALAFDPFSDVKDDATNFKVVRVYEADKKRYNSLFVFDVYSSENKTWRMSVEICHCTKKLFKNKGIFVAGYLYWLTNGDQILMFSPKEELSLLIAVPVPRAEYRSIPQMCLGEYKGKLCYVVVSVDGFVLWVLEDMFNSVWKLEHSVALDLLEVKHPSFPGNTSSRIQNQLVPLIDPLLVTDGQLFMRVSEDIFLYDFNTGEMKMPCHFSELGFNYFFSPLVLPYSASLVRLCNV, translated from the coding sequence ATGGAGAGCTGGCCAGGAAACAGGGATGCGCAAGCTAATGTTCTGTCTCGATTACCTACAAGGGAATTTCTTGGTTTGAAAAGTGTTTCTAAGGATTCTTGTCGTTTCGTATCAGAACTTATGTCAGAAAGCTCATTCATTCCACAGCATTCGAAGAAGAAAGAACCAAATTCTGGTTTCTTTTACCAGGAAAGTTTCAGAGGGTATGATGATGACATCAAATTTGTTAGCTACATTATTGCTGGAAAGGAAGGTGTCCAGGTGCGTCGCAGAGTTCTTGAGTTCCTGCCTGAATATGTTGTACTTCAGGCTTCAACTAATGGTCTAGTTTGTTGTCAAAGTTGCTTCGGTTCTAAACACCGACTAATTTACATCTGCAATCCCATAAACAAGCAATGGATCAGCCTGCCATTTCCTCAATTTGACACCAAAAGCAGCTTAGCCTTAGCTTTTGACCCTTTCTCTGATGTCAAAGATGATGCTACAAACTTTAAAGTTGTTCGAGTTTATGAAGCTGATAAAAAGAGATACAATTCTTTGTTTGTATTTGATGTGTACTCATCGGAAAACAAAACGTGGAGGATGTCAGTGGAGATATGTCACTGTactaaaaaattgtttaagaACAAAGGCATCTTTGTGGCAGGTTATCTGTATTGGCTAACGAATGGCGACCAGATCTTGATGTTTAGTCCTAAAGAAGAGCTATCTTTGTTGATAGCAGTACCTGTACCACGAGCAGAGTATAGGAGCATCCCTCAGATGTGTTTAGGAGAATATAAAGGCAAACTTTGTTACGTTGTAGTATCTGTGGATGGATTCGTGCTGTGGGTGCTGGAGGACATGTTTAATTCTGTGTGGAAACTGGAACATTCAGTAGCTCTAGACCTGCTCGAGGTCAAACATCCGTCATTTCCAGGTAATACTTCTAGCAGAATACAGAATCAGTTGGTTCCCCTTATAGATCCTCTACTTGTCACGGATGGACAGTTGTTTATGAGAGTGTCAGAGGATATCTTCTTGTATGACTTCAACACAGGAGAGATGAAAATGCCGTGTCACTTTTCTGAGTTGGGATTTAACTACTTTTTCTCTCCGCTTGTGCTTCCATATTCAGCAAGTTTGGTTCGATTATGTAATGTCTAG
- the LOC108216406 gene encoding histone H2B has product MAPKADKKPAEKKPAEKSPAAEKKPKAGKKLPKETGSAVVDKKKKRVKKSVETYKIYIFKVLKQVHPDIGISSKAMGIMNSFINDIFEKLAQEASKLARYNKKPTITSREIQTAVRLVLPGELAKHAVSEGTKAVTKFTSS; this is encoded by the coding sequence ATGGCTCCCAAAGCAGATAAGAAACCGGCGGAGAAAAAACCGGCTGAGAAATCTCCGGCCGCCGAGAAGAAGCCCAAGGCTGGGAAGAAGCTCCCCAAAGAAACCGGTTCAGCGGTGGTTGACAAGAAGAAGAAGCGGGTCAAGAAGAGCGTGGAGACCTACAAGATTTATATCTTCAAGGTGTTGAAACAGGTTCATCCTGATATCGGGATATCGAGCAAGGCCATGGGGATTATGAACAGCTTTATCAATGATATTTTTGAGAAATTGGCACAGGAGGCTTCCAAATTGGCGAGGTATAATAAGAAGCCGACGATTACATCGAGGGAAATTCAGACGGCAGTAAGATTGGTGTTGCCTGGGGAGTTGGCTAAGCATGCCGTGTCGGAGGGGACTAAGGCTGTTACCAAGTTTACGAGTTCTTGA